The Micromonospora sp. Llam0 genome includes a window with the following:
- a CDS encoding SAM-dependent methyltransferase, which yields MTTNPPTGAHDIDTSVPQSARVWNYWLGGKDNFAADRRIGDQIAAANPHIAEIALAQRAFLVRVVTHLVHAGIRQFLDIGTGLPTANNTHQVAQTLAPESRVVYVDHDPLVLVHARALLTSSADGAVDYIDADLTDPDSILSQAAHTLDFDQPIALLLLGVTAHLTDDAQAYAIVRRLVDAVPAGSYLALCDDTNVIHPDAMDEMVRQWNAAGENPRVNRTPDGIAGFFDGLELLKPGVVSVARWRPDTSGVVDVDDFGGLAHKP from the coding sequence GTGACCACCAACCCGCCCACCGGCGCGCATGACATCGACACCAGCGTCCCGCAGTCCGCCCGGGTCTGGAACTACTGGCTCGGCGGCAAGGACAACTTCGCCGCCGACCGCCGCATCGGCGACCAGATCGCAGCAGCGAACCCGCACATCGCCGAGATCGCGCTCGCGCAACGCGCGTTCCTCGTCCGGGTCGTCACCCACCTCGTCCACGCCGGTATCCGCCAGTTCCTGGACATCGGCACCGGCCTTCCCACAGCGAACAACACCCACCAGGTCGCCCAGACACTCGCACCCGAGTCCCGCGTCGTCTACGTCGACCACGACCCGCTGGTCCTCGTCCACGCCCGAGCCCTGCTTACCAGCAGCGCAGACGGCGCCGTCGACTACATCGACGCCGACCTGACCGACCCCGACTCGATCCTGTCCCAGGCCGCCCACACCCTCGACTTCGACCAGCCCATCGCGCTGCTTCTGCTCGGCGTCACCGCCCACCTCACCGACGACGCCCAGGCATACGCCATCGTGCGTCGTCTGGTCGACGCTGTCCCCGCCGGCAGCTACCTCGCCCTGTGCGACGACACCAATGTCATCCACCCCGATGCGATGGACGAGATGGTGCGGCAATGGAACGCTGCAGGCGAAAACCCCCGCGTCAATCGCACCCCCGACGGCATCGCCGGCTTCTTCGACGGACTCGAACTCCTGAAACCCGGCGTCGTCTCCGTCGCCCGCTGGCGACCCGACACCAGCGGCGTCGTCGATGTCGACGACTTCGGAGGACTCGCCCACAAACCCTGA